In the genome of Paralichthys olivaceus isolate ysfri-2021 chromosome 10, ASM2471397v2, whole genome shotgun sequence, the window AACCATGAAAACCATATTGATGATTGAGGTTTTCATAATACAGTAGAATTCTCTGCGATCATTTAATCGTGTGTATGTTGTTTTTTAGGGTTTATAATTTATCATTAGTTTTATCAATATGAAAAGTTAATGACTCATTCGAAGTGCATttcattatattaaatatgCCGCTGCAGTAGAAAATGTTGAGCGTCTCGCTTTCTAAAATAGGCTTGCTGGGCATCCTGTTGTTTTTGGCATtacctgaaacaaaaacatatacGTACGAGACAAATACAattctggagttcagtgcagatGCGTCCCTTTggattttacagtttgttttgcATAAGAATATTTGCATGATGTTTAATGAGATGCAGCTCAGGAGAAAGTAGACAGATGCAAAGGGACATAGTGTATAGCTGGgtgggttgtgtgtttgtgagtgagatGCTCAGTGGGTGCCGTTGGAGCTCCAGTCATAAGGGAGGAAGGTGACCTTGGTTTTGCCTGCAGAAATGATGCCCTGCAGGCTGGTCTTCTTAGGAGAGTCGCCCATGTGCTCCAGCACCCACTTCAGCAGCTacgagagagggaggacaaaaCAGAGCGAGAGTATCAGATGGGTTAAAGGTTGAAATTATccacgtttttttttctgatggaaTTTGCAGTACTTTGAATGTAACTTGCACTGTAGAACGACACAAGAGCtgataattaaaaacaacactgaaaaGTTAAAATGCTACAGAATAAAAATCATAACAGACAAAAGAGATTTCAGATGcctgtgtatactgtatatacagaaacagcagctggaGTTAAACCTACGTTCTCATCAGTGCCTCCAAAGTCGGCCTTGTACCACTTGAATATCTGACTGAGTCGCACTTCTCTTTTCCCAGAATCCACCACACAGCCATCGTCATTCTCCAGAAAGGCTTCAGCTGCTGTGCGGAGCTGACTGTCGATGTCCTGGAACAGTTCAGTAGATCACACTTGATTTCTAACATTCATGCTCTTAGTGTAAACACATACTTTGTAATTCACTGCTAATGACTTCAGATTAAGGGATAATTAAGATTAAAGTGAAAATTGACAGACGCACTGGAGCTCACCTGTGGAGTGTATGTTTTAATAGGCGGGCAGCCCTTTGCACCACAGTTCAAGGCAAAGTGAATGAGGGGCTCAGCATTTGGGAGAGCCACCTGGTGGACGACAGGAGAAGTAAAGATGAGTAAATTCAAAGACtatatgatatataaatataagaaaGTTATATTTTCAGTTGAGATTGACCAAAATGTCTGAATACTTGAAGCCTTGGGTCCGTGTTGGAGAAGGGCCTTCGAAACTGTGCCAGACCCTTTTTGTTCCCTCTCAGCACGCCGTTCTCGATGTCCTGCAATGTGAACACTTCTCCTCCAATCAGGTAGCTCACGTAGTTGAAGAACTATAATAtgggacagaaacaaacatgttaaatCCAATACAATCCATTCCTGTTGAGCTAAAatctaattaaataaacaattagGAATATcttaaaaaatcaaatacaacaTTATGATAACAGGACTAGTTATATCATTATTTCAAGCTGTTAAGAATGCATGTTTTATCTTAATACTTCAGTCTGgatataaaattattttatacCGTCATTATTGTAAAACAGTCAAAAAAGCTCTATCCTCAATTTCCATGTAGAAATATCagctgaacctttaaattatttttgcagAACAAGCATTTTGAAACAGAACAAGTGTTTCCACACATGTGGGTTTtgaaaacagtgtgacaactcTGAGTGCAGCTGTGTGATCCTACTCTGTATCTTGACCATATGTTGGTGGGGGGCCCCAGGCGTAGGAACCCATGGATGACGAGCGCATTGTAGGTGTTGATGAAGAAGGCCAGCTTCTCCTCCCGGCTCAGTGACAGCAGCTCCACCCTCTGCAGCTGAATGGCCAGCTCAGAGTAACGCTCAAACGCAGGGTTCACCGACATACCTTTGTAGTCCACAGACTGTAAgagcacacatatacacaatatatatacacaaactaCACCACGTGTCAGTGTTTTAAACATACAATGTCAGAAAATATCTTAGAATAGAAATACAGCATCatttttgttctcacatacagcccctcacGATTATTTCGGAAGATAAtctagagttcagtgcatgtctgaaagataGGAAGCTAGCAATTCTGCAAAATTTTAAAGGATTCTCTTAAAACAATGCATTCGTGAGGCAAAAGctttttgtgaggtcacagcgaacttgacctttgacaaccaAAATCTACTCAGTTGATGCTTGAGTCTAAATCTTTGtatcaaatttgaagaaattcactgatgagatatcgtgttcacaagtaAAGGCTAGATGGACGGACAACCCGTAAACATGATGCCTCCGGCCACTGACTGCCGCCAGCATGGAGGCATTAAATTCAACTTGTGTCTTAAATGGCAGATGTGTGTTGAGGTATTTGCTTTGAACACATTACATTCCGCAGATTCAAACATAAACAGAACATTTACAGATGAAAACACTCAGTGAGTCAGGATCCCTCCACAGTCAACAAGGTCATTACCTTGCCGTCGGCAGAGAGATGCTCAGAGAACAGTTTCAGAATCATCTCCCGCAGAAGCAGAGAGAGCTCTGcagctgagaggaagagagagagagagacagatggttaaaatgtttcatatatTCAAGAGCTTGAAGTAGAACAAATGATGGAATCATTAGGAAACCTGTGAGAAGAGAGAGCGTTGCAGATACATTTGAAGAGGAAACCGGTTGAGCAGAACAACACTGACACGCTTAGAAAAGCACAGGTTAGCTTGTGAGTTAGCCGCTGGAGGGGTGCAACATTCATTCAGtaacaaatacaacaacacagagcCGCACAATATGCCTCATCACCactgcagaagaaaacacaacacttAAGAATGACTTAAGTAATCTGACAGAACAGGGCCTTGAAAAAGGGATTGAATGATATACATGATCAGGTTTTAGCTTTTTTGTTGCGTTTATATATCTTATATCTTAATACTAGATCATATTTTGTGCAAATACTTTATGCAAAGACATTTAATTCTGACGATTATTACAAAAGCATAATATAATCAACATAATTATATTATGATACAAGCTTTTCATATGTGgcaaattaaaacttttattttacagaacaaGAATGCAGAGACGATGTGCTTTTAtcttataaatatacatttattttcatagttAAATTCCAAtttatttggttgtgttttcttttatttataataaagttgatGGTTAAACTCTTAATGTCAAGCCTAAAGTACATTTCTTTGGCATAAAGGTTTGATATCAACATCAAACCCACTccaattttttaaaatcaggatcaaaattatttttttgtctatAATATCAGTATCGGCCCCAGAAAAAACTCCATATCATTGGCTTCAGTCATTATGGTGACAACTCTCGAGCAACTGACCAAACTCCATCTAATGATTCTTAATTGCAGTTGAAATCTCTGCAAAGAGGCAGCAAGTGAACCCTGATTCACgttattcattttcttattttcaaaaaCTTTAATGCTCACACTGGAACACAGTCACCATACAGAAGATGAAGCTCATAGAACGATGTCAAGCGACTATCGTGTATATCATCAACCCCCATTTCAGCTCCGCCATAAACTTTACCGTCATTGCACACAAACCCAAGCGAACCCAAAAGCCAGCAGCCAAGAAGGGACAGGGGTTAGAGGCGCCATAAAGACACGTTCTCAGTGCTGTCATCCTGGAGTgcgatgtgtgtttgtgcccaCAGCCCGGTCCAGTCCTGACCTACCCGGTATGACACTGCAGCCTGCAGTCTGTCCTGCGTTGAGGGCTGAATGAGGGTCATCCTCCAGCAGCCTGTACAGTGCTTCATTGGCGTTTTCCCCTTCTCCAAAACTGCCATCCTGCTGCCCACAGCCACGCACACTGACCATGtacttcttctgcaacaatgccTGTCCAGTGCTACAGGCCTCAGCCCTGGCTACCACACACATGGCCACAGTCAGTAAATGCATAGATCTTAGTATGAATAAGATCACCTTGAGATAGTTCAAAGAGTTTCCAGACTGTTCTATTGACGTCTACGAGATCAGACAACCATGACAAAGAAAGCCTGTTTGACTGCAGCCGTACTTACCCATGCCCTTCTCTTTCTGCAGCCAGTTTACCAGCTGATCGCCCGAGAAGCTCTTTTTGTAAACAGACAGCCCCCTCCTTTGACTGCCAATAACACTGCCATGTTTGAGGTCCTCTACCAGGTCGGCCAACTCATCTTTCTCACATATAAACTCTTTGAGGGCAGGGATATAAAAGCCACACATGTACAaacaagcagaaacacacatgttcaaAACCCACATGGAAAAAGAAAGATTATGGGTATTAATTCAGTCtatcatgagaaaaaaaaaaaaaatctgctttgtGGGACAGGCATCACCTGATCTGGGTCAACTTATTTTACACAGCTgcttcacatttttctttattttctttcaggcTATAATAAAGACGTGGTATCAGATCCATACATACTCATAGATTATACATTTCTTCATAGATTGACCAGTGCACAATTCCTTCatgacaggaaagaaaacaaatgtgtgcacttgaaataattatttttgtaaCAAATGACCAACACTGAAAGATTGAACCTAAATGTCAATATGAGGGCAAACTGAATTTGCAGACTTTGCAACTTACAGAACAAAACTGCTTCTCTCTAACACCCATTGTGAAGTAACTGGCAGTTAGGGCTGAGATTATAGGCCGGTGTGGCCTCTCAACAATGGCAGTAATGTGACAAGACTCACTATTTGATCTCTACTTCCTACAAGTGACAATCAGTTTCAAAAGAATACATCTGAGCTAACATccaatttaaatatttctttacaGAGAGCTGTGTGACTGCCCCAGGAGATaaactgtgtttacacagtAGGGAGCTTAGGGATCAAATATAATGAGGCACTGTGAgacagtttgctgctgctgggttCATCCTAAATGCCAAGTTCCCCCTTCAACTGTGTATGTTGGCAACAGCGACAGGAGATGATGATGCTGTTACTCAAACCTGTCCATATATGACCGTATTACATAATCCCTAACCGTTCGTGGTTAACTTCCTTTCAAAATTAACTGTGTAAAACCAGCCCACCTGACTACGATTCACTCTAGCTGTGTGATCATGTGGTGTTGGACTGTTTGGAAAAATGTGGGTTTTCTTATCACTCAACATTTGATCATAGGCCACACCCATTTCAGAGCAGCTTAAACTAGGAAACAAAGTGATGTGGAAAACGCTCTCTCACCTCTATCGCTCTCTCCACCTGtgtcctctgattggctcttcTCTGGCACAGGTGGAGCATCTGCTGGAAGAGGCTCCTCTTTGACCAGACTCACCAATCTCTGAAGCTCCTCGGGAGCCTGAAGAAATGGAACAAGACACAAACTAAAAAGTTTAGACACAAATTTGAATACCAACAGATTTTGACACTGTTGATTAATACACAGCAAAAAGCACTAAGTTCACTGGgtgtctctcctccccctcaccaATTTCTGCAGGTCATCGTTGCCGCCAACATGAACATTGTTGAAGAAGATCTGAGGGACTGTGCTGCGTCCTGTCAGCTCCttcactgctgctctcagcTCTGGATGCCTCCCCAAGTCCACGTCACATACTGGCACCTCCAAGCGCCCGAGGGTGGCCTTAGCCTGCACACAGTGTGGGCAGCCCTGGATGGAGTACACAGTTACCCGTCCCAGAGCACGGCTTGCGAACTCCTCCATCTGCAGCAACACTGACAAGTCAAGAAAGCCAAGAGTTTTAAGTTTCAGTTGTCTGGAAAGAAGTCTGCTGAGCTCCATGTGTTTCAGTAACTATCTGCAGtccttgttttcctctgacCTTAGCTACTGAGCAAAGGTGAGCAAACAGGACGAGCATACTGCAAACACCTTTTGGCCCAACGCCTTAAACTGAACTTTGTTCGCTGATGCGTATTTATGTAGTTGTGCAAGTGCACTTTTTTTAgatattattttacagtttaaccagtTTAAACATAAATAAGATGTTAGATAAAACCAAATATAGAacttgaaaataatattaaaaaaaatattttttgtaaacataaaaacagatcaaaataaaaatctggagtTTAatctagtgaattcaaatgtggtttcataagggggctgttgggccttagaAGAGGTGTGAACTTCTGTGAACTTCGGTgccattgaagttaaaaatttaATGAATACCAGATAATTGCTCCATCTTTAGGTATTCTGTCATTACGTCTCGTGCTCCCTATAAAGTATTCAACCATGCTTGTACACACTTAAACAAATGTCATAGACTATTAACAAATGTTCACTGTCAGTTTCTAGGACAGCTATAGCAGTCAGTTGGTCTCTCTAACAGATGGAACAGATATTATTGGGATCTTCTTTAAATAGGCCACACTCAAGTGTGGTATCTCACAGTGTTAACTCATATTGCTAAGTTGTGTCTCCTAATGAACATGAAAAACTGCTTCTGTTAGACATCTAGGTCTGCCAAACACTATTCCAGCCACTCACTAGATATTAAAATCACAATGATTGATTCCAACTGGACACGCCTGATGAGAGATATCAGGTTTACATATTATTTCAAGTTGCCTTCAACTTATTTATGATCTATTTAGCCTTAGTTTATAGTTGTACTGTCAATCCATCCCAGgctatgcactctactgagtgctgttCTAGTTGAAGGAAAAGGGTTGGACAATGTATTTTGAGATGTACAGTAGATGTACAGTAGatgttgctgtttgttgttgttgtggttgtacAGTACTTTATGTAAACCATCTGTTACGTCTGTTTTACACATCAAACGATTACTAAGAGTATGATATTCAGGTGAACTGCAggtgacaaaacaaacatgacctggTATATACACACTTCCTGAATGAGTCATTGATTTCTCTGCCCTTACTCATGAGGGTGAAACTATCTTTGTGTATGGAGTCAATAATACAGAGTGACACAACTTCCTTCCTGCTCCTTTCAGAACATTTGCCTCCAGTAAGTCAGTTGTCAGTCAGGTCTTATCAAACACTTCCTTGTGCTTACTTCAGTGTCCTGATTTCTTTACACTCCCTCTTTTGATGAAGTTGTTTATGAGCTATTGTAATACAATCAGGATCCAATACCTCACTAATAAACATGCATGGAAATtcctgaatatatatattatattttaaagataTGGTTCATAATAGCTGATACCGATGTTATGGTAGAtgacagaacagaaacaaataagttttattttaaataaggACATTAAAAGTAAATGCAAGGTAACCCGATTCATAGAGTGATATAGTTGCAGGAAAAAGCATTTCAATTAATATAAAAGAAGACGAACCTTTAAAAACAGTGCGTCTAAATTAAATTCCCAATTTTGTAAATGGAGTTCTGAATGGGATGTGTTTGAATAACTGAACAGGAATACCAGAGACAACACAAGCACAGAATAAATCTTTACAGACCACGAGAGTCACCATTTAAGGTTAAACATTGACAGCTGTTCCCTGAAGGAGCTAAACTGTGCTAATGCGAATATGTTAGCAAACGATAACAACAGGAATGTTTCGTTACCTCTCTGTGTTTGGCTCCGCAGCTTGAAAcgggaaaacaaaatgaagccaCCGATCCTCTTGTTCCGGATTATTCAAACCTATTAGCTCATGTAGCAGCGGATTGAATGAGCCTGGTGTTGCTCTGCAGCGACATGAAGAAGCTGCCGAACAAAGTGTCTCATCATCACTGTTACTGAGGCTCCGAGCGGAGGGACTGCTTCATGGCTGCTGTCCCCGCGATGCCTTCAGGACCACCTCGTACGGTTAAAGAAGTCTAACACAGAAATGCAAGTGACCAAGGCCAGATCACgaaacacaaaagcaaataaaacaaaagagcaaCACAGGCGAATGAGAAAACACAATGTCAAATAAgagcaaacattaaaacattaaatagcAATGCAAGAACAAACTGCTGTGTCTTGTGAATGAGaatggttttatgtttttgccAACTTAGTGATTGATTCAATAAAGTTGTTTATGACAATTTCGTTTAGAGGATGGGGTTATGTGTTTGgcaatttcaggaaaaaagtaGGTGTTTGATccttattttacaaaaaaaaaacatatatataggTAATATGCTGTGAGCTACAAGCGATACAGTTTTGTTGCGTACAGTATGACAGAGTAAAAAAGAACCTTACAAATGACCTCAGGTTCTTGCTTTTTTAACAGAACAGCCAGGCAACATCTGTTCACCCATGAACTGGAACTTCCATTGCTTACCATGTGATGGGTGTATACTGTTAATGTGAAGACAAATCTTAAACActgattcattttgaaatgaaggaTTGTTAGGTTTTGATTGCAGGGTTTTACTTTAACATGGATTGTGAGAGGCTTGACTCCAAATGTCGTGTCTGCTTTCGATACAATGAGCAAAATTCTGCAATGTGTAAAAACTGTAattctctttcctcctcagaTGCAACCAGGGGAGTCTCAACATGGATCCATAAATCCATAAATATGACCAGAGGGAAGTAAATAAGCCATACACGTGCGAGGCTATTTAAGAAACCAAAATTCCCTACAACCACAAATGCAGCACAGCTCATCCTTCTGTCCTGCTCACTGGAGGAACTGCGGCTCAGCGCGGAACGATTGTTCCCGACTGTTGCTTGTTCCCGCACGGTCTGTTTTCACAGCAGGACACGAGTGGGAATCAAAGATGTCTGGACTGTCAGAGACGGAGCGGGTGGGATGTTCAGTGATCCTGAAGCTCATGTCAAAAAGCGACCTGCTGTCACTTAGCGACACTGTGACCAACAAGGTGATCGTTGTGGAGAATACCACAGGTACGTGTTTTAACCTGTACCCGGACGGCAAAGAACGATTTAGCTAGGGCGTCGTCAGTTTCGTTTTCCAGATCTAATAAGTTAATTTCATTAAACTTTTACATTAAACTTCTCATTTCAAAAACTATAACACTTTATACGAGTAGTTTTTTCAATGTCTTAGCTTCTCATTTCGCTGTCGTCAGTTCCCatcaaaacaaactgtgttGAGAGATAAAAAGCTGCCTGGTTTAattgtaaaacatttgcatGGTTATAAAATTAAGATATATAAGTCATATATAAGTATACAAGTCTGTGTACGACTCCAGTGAGTCAAATCAAATCTCTGTGGAGATACAAAGTTGCACATttaccaaaaagaaaaacataaaactgccAGTTTTCTTCAAGGGAGTTTGGCATGAGCTCAAACCAGAAACAGAACAACCTGGATCTTgtgttatttcagttttttgtttaattaaGAGACATATCTTTGATACTCAAGTGAGGACATCAACTTGTGATCACTAACATCTGCTACTCCTGGTGGTAGGCATTAATTAGTGCAGTagaacatacaagggatattctccatcgTGTCCTGTGTTCTTAAATGGgacagtgtttagtttaaaaaggcatagaggtaatgatgtctgatctacagAGCGGATCtcatggctttcatagtacggccatacaagccagtagccagtcagatttacctttagcctcagtaTACCCTCAAGTTCGGCCTTTATCATTGTTTACAAGGctaaaacacttgatgacgctaaggtgcacaatttaagttatgtccctaacatccgctggtggacgttggtaacttaaattgtacACTTCAAACGTGCAAGGGACattcaccatctagtcctaCATTCTAAAATTCACTTCTGCCTAAAAAGCATCATGTCCAGATAATCATGTAACATCAAATAATAGTAGGCCTTGTGTTAATTTGTTCATCCAGAGGCTATGGAAACCATCCTGTCCTTCAGTAAAAACGCAGAGGAGATCCTGAGAAGGAAGAAGGTTCACCGGGACCTAATTTTCAAGTATCTGGCCAAGGAGGGGGTGGCGATGGCCCCCAACAGTGAGAAACACCAGCTGGTGAAGAGGACACTGGAGCTTTGGTCGTCAAGGAAGGTACACATGGACGGGAGGTCAAAACACTCAGCCCTAACATGAGAAGCATGGCCTAATACTACTGCATATAGAGACCACAGTATAACAAAATCCCTAAAGATGGAGAAATTATCTGgcattcattacatttttaaacaggACACTCAGAGACTGCATATCTCCacaaaggcccaacagcccccttatgAAACAAGATTTAAATTTAGATCACAATTTTTATTTGgctctgcatcaaattgcagacactgataaatatcagttcccaaaacatgtttgtttttatcaagatccatgacttattctctgagaaataatacacatatttgaaaaaatatctATCTCAATATTAGAGTaagtggggaaaaaacaaatccctgACTCTGCCCCCTGGTCCAGATCAaccccaaaatgtaatgggttctttcctgacccacacTGCATCCCTCAACCAAATTAAGAggtaatctgttcagtagtttttgcataatcctgcacattttcagacagacaaacaaacacaaatgaaaacataatctcttgGCAGAAGTAATAAATCTGTAGCTAGTAAAATGTACTGGTTGTCTGTGTGGCATGTGTTACTGGAGCACGTCTACTGACAGGTACTTGAGGTATTAATTGTTTACTAACTCCTCATTCCTTTAAGGCCTTGGTTGATAAAAGCCCTCAACAAGAGACAGATGGGACCAGAGAGAAACAGCCCTCAGGGACATCATCTGATACCCTGAGCTTGAAAGCTGAGGTGGATTTTGACCCTCAGGTCCTCGGCAAGCAGTTCTGCCAGTGGTTCTTCCAGCTCCTGAACAGCCAGAACCCCTCACTGGGCCAGCAGCCTCAGGACTGGGGGCCGCAGCACTTCTGGCCAGATGTGAAGCTGCGTCTCCTCGCTACGtaaatttatttgtatttatttgcagcATTTTTCCGATTTAAGTTTTCTTACAACTGAACTGAAGATGTTAACAGAGGGAAAATCAACCTCACATGTCAAAgctgtgtctctctttgtcttcctcagAGCGGGCAGTGAACAGATGGATGAGTTCCTAGGTGCTGAACTGGTTAGCCTTCGTCTCCTAGCCTTGACAAAGGAAGAGTGCCTTCTCCTCAGCCCCAACCTGGAGCCCCATGGCTTCAAGACACTTGCTTCCCCCCATGGCTTGGTGCTGGTAGCCGTGGCCGGGACCATCCACAGAGATGCAGCCTGCCTGGGCATCTTTGAGCAAACATTCGGCCTCATCCGCTCCCCGCTGGAAAATAACAGCTGGAAGATCAAGTTTGTTAACCTGAAGATCAGAGGGCAGGATGCTCTGGGCGGGACGGAGGCGACAGCGCCTGCTTTGACTTACAACTCCAGTGAACTGCAGCTTCTCTGCAGTTGATGACACTCCAACTTGTCTAAattgcacaaacaaaaaaaaacaagctgttgTTTTCAGAGACTCAAACAAGGTACTGGTCCAAACTGCTCTCTTTACTTATATTTACCAGTGAGGTCAGGTTGTACAGGTAGGTGGACACTGGTGCATCTAAATCTTCTTGGGAGATATATTGGTGatgtaatataaaaacatttttgctttAAATATACTGTACCATGATGCAAAGCATATTGTGCTTTTTGTTGGCCTGTGCCTTTTGTAAGATaaactataaatacagacacGCTCTTGTAAATAAGGATcatatcaaatataaacattatattAAAACTTGTCTAGACTTGTGCTCTATTTATCTAGATATCAAAATATCTAACATTAGATATATCGCTAATGCGTTTGTTCTTTAAGGCCTTAAAGTTTTATAGCAGTTTATTGTTGTTACTCAAATGATGCAGCTTATATGCATGTTCAGTGGGGACCAAAAGTCTGTTTTAAAGCTCAAATGCAATTTTTGCTACACTTCACTATATCAGGTCTCATTGAACTATGttctttgatttaatttgtgacTTTTAAAATTGCTATGTCATTAATCTTCACAGTTCTACGGACGGAATGGTATTCCTCTGCTGAAGCTAACACCCTATCATGCTCCGTTAGAGTCACCATAATTTCCATCATCAATATGATGGTGACTTTGATGCAGAGTATTGCATGTTGCTAAAGAACTCTTGTGTTTTGGTATTTCCATT includes:
- the LOC109631432 gene encoding uncharacterized protein isoform X1, with protein sequence MEEFASRALGRVTVYSIQGCPHCVQAKATLGRLEVPVCDVDLGRHPELRAAVKELTGRSTVPQIFFNNVHVGGNDDLQKLAPEELQRLVSLVKEEPLPADAPPVPEKSQSEDTGGESDREFICEKDELADLVEDLKHGSVIGSQRRGLSVYKKSFSGDQLVNWLQKEKGMARAEACSTGQALLQKKYMVSVRGCGQQDGSFGEGENANEALYRLLEDDPHSALNAGQTAGCSVIPAAELSLLLREMILKLFSEHLSADGKSVDYKGMSVNPAFERYSELAIQLQRVELLSLSREEKLAFFINTYNALVIHGFLRLGPPTNIWSRYRFFNYVSYLIGGEVFTLQDIENGVLRGNKKGLAQFRRPFSNTDPRLQVALPNAEPLIHFALNCGAKGCPPIKTYTPQDIDSQLRTAAEAFLENDDGCVVDSGKREVRLSQIFKWYKADFGGTDENLLKWVLEHMGDSPKKTSLQGIISAGKTKVTFLPYDWSSNGTH
- the LOC109631432 gene encoding uncharacterized protein isoform X2 — its product is MEEFASRALGRVTVYSIQGCPHCVQAKATLGRLEVPVCDVDLGRHPELRAAVKELTGRSTVPQIFFNNVHVGGNDDLQKLAPEELQRLVSLVKEEPLPADAPPVPEKSQSEDTGGESDRAAELSLLLREMILKLFSEHLSADGKSVDYKGMSVNPAFERYSELAIQLQRVELLSLSREEKLAFFINTYNALVIHGFLRLGPPTNIWSRYRFFNYVSYLIGGEVFTLQDIENGVLRGNKKGLAQFRRPFSNTDPRLQVALPNAEPLIHFALNCGAKGCPPIKTYTPQDIDSQLRTAAEAFLENDDGCVVDSGKREVRLSQIFKWYKADFGGTDENLLKWVLEHMGDSPKKTSLQGIISAGKTKVTFLPYDWSSNGTH
- the c10h3orf38 gene encoding uncharacterized protein C3orf38 homolog — encoded protein: MQHSSSFCPAHWRNCGSARNDCSRLLLVPARSVFTAGHEWESKMSGLSETERVGCSVILKLMSKSDLLSLSDTVTNKVIVVENTTEAMETILSFSKNAEEILRRKKVHRDLIFKYLAKEGVAMAPNSEKHQLVKRTLELWSSRKALVDKSPQQETDGTREKQPSGTSSDTLSLKAEVDFDPQVLGKQFCQWFFQLLNSQNPSLGQQPQDWGPQHFWPDVKLRLLATAGSEQMDEFLGAELVSLRLLALTKEECLLLSPNLEPHGFKTLASPHGLVLVAVAGTIHRDAACLGIFEQTFGLIRSPLENNSWKIKFVNLKIRGQDALGGTEATAPALTYNSSELQLLCS